The following coding sequences lie in one Bicyclus anynana chromosome 21, ilBicAnyn1.1, whole genome shotgun sequence genomic window:
- the LOC112058387 gene encoding silk gland factor 1, with translation MISQKLSYGDVPTSAALSSLSPGLAPPYVNGMGCMPAQPYPNLYANNMVAGGSCMGSPGVGYSPPSTMASCMGGGAPYGSLPREQEAASPTSALQRARNDKTYRRSYTHAKPPYSYISLITMAIQNNPSRMLTLSEIYQFIMDLFPFYRQNQQRWQNSIRHSLSFNDCFVKVPRTPDKPGKGSFWTLHPDSGNMFENGCFLRRQKRFKDEKKETIRQAQKAAHTHHGHDKRELAHDKPPPEDKEMRDELLAQLHAPELCLPEHTPLALEHYAHLKQEPAGYAPATHPFSITRLLPGADSKAELKMYDVNYGYGHAPADNYYQSSLYHHHHHAQPPL, from the coding sequence ATGATCTCGCAGAAGCTGTCGTACGGCGACGTGCCGACGTCCGCCGCGCTCTCGTCGCTGTCGCCGGGGCTCGCGCCGCCCTACGTCAACGGCATGGGCTGCATGCCGGCGCAGCCCTACCCCAACCTGTACGCCAACAACATGGTGGCCGGCGGCTCGTGCATGGGCTCCCCCGGCGTGGGCTACTCGCCGCCCAGCACCATGGCGTCGTGCATGGGCGGCGGCGCGCCCTACGGCAGCCTGCCGCGCGAGCAGGAGGCCGCGTCGCCCACGTCGGCGCTGCAGCGCGCGCGCAAcgacaagacgtaccgccgCTCCTACACGCACGCCAAGCCGCCCTACTCCTACATCTCGCTCATCACCATGGCGATCCAGAACAACCCGTCGCGCATGCTCACGCTGTCCGAGATCTACCAGTTCATCATGGATTTGTTCCCGTTCTACCGCCAGAACCAGCAGCGCTGGCAGAACTCGATACGGCACTCGCTGTCGTTCAACGACTGCTTCGTGAAGGTGCCGCGGACGCCGGACAAGCCGGGGAAGGGTTCCTTCTGGACGCTGCATCCGGACAGCGGGAACATGTTCGAGAACGGCTGCTTCTTGCGGCGCCAGAAGCGGTTCAAAGACGAGAAGAAAGAAACGATCAGGCAGGCGCAGAAGGCGGCGCACACGCACCACGGGCACGACAAGCGCGAGCTGGCGCACGACAAGCCGCCGCCCGAGGACAAGGAGATGCGCGACGAGCTGCTGGCGCAGCTGCACGCGCCCGAGCTGTGCCTGCCGGAGCACACGCCGCTGGCGCTGGAGCACTACGCGCACCTGAAGCAGGAGCCGGCGGGGTACGCGCCCGCCACGCACCCCTTCAGCATCACGCGCCTGCTGCCGGGCGCCGACTCTAAGGCCGAGCTGAAGATGTACGACGTGAACTACGGCTACGGGCACGCGCCCGCCGACAACTACTACCAGTCGTCGCTGTACCACCACCATCACCACGCGCAGCCGCCCTTGTGA